A genomic segment from Pseudomonas mendocina encodes:
- a CDS encoding FecCD family ABC transporter permease has protein sequence MSCALSLAFGAAKVELDQVLSILARHLFGIAVETPVSVGQDSIVWQLRAPRVLLGALVGAGLALVGTVLQAVTRNPLADPHLLGVSSGAAFGAVVVVLYLGEFAGLLSLPLAAFVGALASMLLVLAIASRSGRLESDRLLLAGVAVSFVMMAASNLLLYLGNPHAASSVLFWMLGGLGLARWELLWLPALCLALALAVLLGLGRALNALMAGEQSAVSLGLEPRRVRLLVFVVASLLTGVLVSLSGAIGFVGLMLPHVARLLIGAEHRRLLPVAALLGALVLVWVDVAARTWLAPQDLPIGIVTAAIGGVFFVALLRRR, from the coding sequence ATGTCCTGTGCGCTGTCGCTGGCCTTTGGTGCGGCCAAGGTGGAGCTGGATCAGGTGCTGTCGATCCTTGCCCGGCACCTATTCGGCATCGCTGTCGAAACGCCGGTCAGCGTCGGTCAGGACAGCATCGTCTGGCAGTTGCGCGCGCCGCGGGTATTGCTTGGCGCGTTGGTAGGCGCCGGGCTGGCGCTGGTCGGTACGGTATTGCAGGCGGTGACGCGCAACCCGCTGGCTGATCCGCACCTGCTCGGCGTCAGTTCCGGTGCGGCCTTCGGCGCGGTGGTCGTGGTGCTCTACCTGGGCGAGTTCGCCGGGCTGCTCAGCCTGCCGCTGGCGGCCTTCGTCGGGGCATTGGCGAGCATGCTGCTGGTGCTGGCCATCGCCAGTCGCAGCGGGCGGCTGGAGAGTGATCGCCTGTTGCTGGCCGGAGTGGCGGTGTCGTTCGTGATGATGGCGGCGAGTAACCTGCTGCTGTACCTGGGCAATCCGCATGCGGCCAGTTCGGTGCTGTTCTGGATGCTTGGCGGTCTTGGCCTGGCGCGCTGGGAGCTGCTCTGGCTGCCAGCCTTGTGTCTGGCGTTGGCGCTGGCCGTGCTGCTCGGCCTGGGTCGTGCCCTGAACGCGCTGATGGCCGGTGAGCAGAGCGCGGTGAGTCTCGGCCTTGAACCACGCCGCGTGCGTCTGCTGGTGTTCGTGGTGGCGTCACTGCTCACCGGCGTGCTGGTGTCGCTGTCCGGCGCCATCGGCTTCGTCGGCCTGATGCTGCCGCACGTGGCGCGCTTGCTGATCGGTGCCGAACACCGCCGTCTGCTGCCGGTAGCGGCACTGCTCGGTGCGCTGGTCCTGGTCTGGGTCGATGTCGCGGCGCGCACCTGGCTGGCGCCGCAGGATCTGCCCATCGGCATCGTCACCGCCGCCATCGGTGGGGTGTTCTTCGTGGCCCTGCTCAGGCGTCGTTAG
- a CDS encoding sensor histidine kinase — MPLPLRPRYRHRVLLTVLAIVAGLLVSLWLGGRYAEQRAWDERSVEARGQLQLYAQSIRTLVERFSSVPEVLALDSDIRSLLRAPHDRQLRLALNQRLERLNAAAGSTVLYLLDAQGETLVASNWRDWSSFVGNNYAFRPYFQNAVRDGGARYFAVGVTTGIPGYFLSHVVRGDDGELLGVLVVKLELEELQREWVGQPGVLLVADSYQVVILSNKPIWRFRALQALDERALAELVEVRRYAEQALQPLAHQVHRHIDADADWARVDGPDGNRDYLWQRLYMPEEGWTLHLLSEPAGLADSMRSYRLAAAGVWMTFAFLLLFLAQRRKNQRLQAGIRERLEREVALRTAELREAQDGLVHAAKMAALGQMSAALAHEINQPLTALQMQLGSLRLLLDSGRPEAVRDGLQRIDGLLQRMAALTGHLKTFARKTPAGLRERLCLGDVLEQALQLLAPRMRSEQVELRTQVDAEAEVLGDAIRIEQVILNLLHNALDAMADSEPRILLVRIAREGDSCLLSVEDSGGGIAEETLGRVFEPFFTTKPVGQGLGLGLAVSYGIVRDLGGSLEAHNGELGAVFTLRLPAAP, encoded by the coding sequence ATGCCCCTGCCGCTGCGCCCCCGCTACCGCCACCGCGTTCTGCTCACCGTACTGGCGATTGTCGCCGGCCTGCTGGTGAGCCTATGGCTGGGCGGCCGCTATGCCGAGCAGCGTGCCTGGGACGAGCGCAGCGTCGAGGCGCGCGGACAGCTGCAGCTCTACGCACAATCGATCCGCACCCTGGTCGAGCGCTTCAGCTCGGTGCCCGAGGTGCTGGCGCTGGACAGCGACATCCGCAGCCTGTTGCGTGCACCGCATGATCGCCAGCTGCGCCTGGCCCTCAACCAACGCCTGGAGCGCCTCAACGCCGCGGCCGGCTCCACCGTGCTGTACCTGCTCGATGCCCAGGGCGAAACCCTGGTGGCCAGCAACTGGCGTGACTGGAGCAGCTTCGTCGGCAACAACTACGCCTTCCGCCCGTACTTCCAGAACGCCGTGCGCGATGGCGGCGCGCGCTACTTCGCCGTGGGCGTGACCACCGGGATTCCCGGCTACTTCCTCTCCCATGTGGTGCGAGGCGACGACGGCGAGCTGCTCGGGGTGCTGGTGGTCAAGCTGGAGCTGGAAGAGCTGCAGCGCGAATGGGTCGGCCAGCCCGGTGTGCTGTTGGTCGCCGACAGCTATCAGGTGGTGATCCTCAGTAACAAGCCGATCTGGCGTTTCCGCGCCTTGCAGGCGCTTGACGAGCGTGCGCTCGCCGAGCTGGTGGAGGTGCGTCGCTACGCCGAGCAGGCGCTGCAGCCGCTGGCGCACCAGGTGCACCGACATATCGACGCTGACGCTGACTGGGCGCGCGTCGATGGTCCCGACGGTAATCGAGACTACCTCTGGCAGCGCCTGTACATGCCCGAAGAGGGCTGGACCCTGCATCTGCTCAGCGAGCCGGCAGGGTTGGCCGACAGCATGCGCAGCTATCGCCTGGCCGCTGCCGGGGTGTGGATGACCTTCGCATTCCTGCTGCTATTCCTCGCCCAGCGGCGCAAGAACCAGCGCCTGCAGGCCGGCATTCGCGAACGCCTGGAGCGCGAGGTGGCACTGCGCACCGCCGAGCTGCGCGAGGCCCAGGACGGCCTGGTGCATGCCGCCAAGATGGCTGCGCTGGGGCAGATGTCGGCGGCCCTGGCGCATGAGATCAACCAGCCTCTGACCGCCCTGCAAATGCAGCTTGGCAGCTTGCGTCTGCTGCTCGATAGCGGTCGGCCGGAGGCGGTGCGTGACGGTCTGCAACGTATCGACGGGCTGCTGCAACGCATGGCCGCGCTGACCGGCCACCTCAAGACCTTCGCCCGCAAGACCCCGGCAGGCCTCAGAGAGCGCCTGTGCCTGGGTGACGTGCTGGAGCAGGCCCTGCAGCTGTTGGCGCCGCGCATGCGCAGCGAGCAGGTGGAGCTGCGCACCCAGGTCGATGCCGAGGCCGAAGTGCTCGGCGATGCCATTCGCATCGAACAGGTGATCCTCAACCTGCTGCATAACGCCCTCGACGCCATGGCCGATAGCGAGCCGCGCATTTTGCTGGTGCGCATCGCCCGCGAAGGCGACAGCTGCCTGCTCAGCGTCGAGGACAGTGGCGGCGGCATCGCCGAGGAAACCCTCGGTCGTGTGTTCGAACCCTTCTTCACCACCAAGCCGGTGGGGCAGGGGCTGGGGCTCGGGCTGGCGGTGTCCTACGGTATCGTGCGCGATCTCGGCGGTAGCCTGGAGGCGCATAACGGCGAGCTGGGGGCGGTCTTCACCTTGCGGCTGCCGGCTGCGCCGTAA
- the cfaB gene encoding C17 cyclopropane fatty acid synthase CfaB produces MLAQLPTALRDLQIPLRLRLWDGKQFDLGPKPRVTLVVKDPSLITQLAHPSLDALGAAYVEGRVDLEGPIEEAIEVGDALSTALLGDESAPSELSTAHDKRSDAEAIRYHYDLSNEFYRLWLDRDMVYSCAYFETGEESLDQAQQAKLRHLCRKLRLQPGDRLLDVGCGWGGLARFAAREFGAEVYGITLSEAQLELGRQRVAEEGLEGQVTLELLDYRDLPQDGRFDKVVSVGMFEHVGHANLPLYCEHLFGAVRAGGLVMNHGITSRFTDGRPVGRGAGEFIDRYVFPQGELPHLATMAKAISDAGLEVVDVESLRLHYARTLHLWSQGLERRLQEAAQWVPEKSLRIWRLYLAGCAYGFQHGWMNLHQILAVKPRDDGGHDLPWTRADLYS; encoded by the coding sequence ATGCTTGCGCAATTGCCCACAGCACTTCGTGATCTGCAAATACCTCTGCGCCTGAGGCTATGGGATGGCAAGCAGTTCGACCTGGGGCCCAAGCCCAGGGTGACTCTGGTGGTCAAGGATCCGAGCCTGATCACCCAGCTGGCCCACCCCAGCCTGGATGCGCTGGGCGCCGCCTATGTCGAGGGCCGCGTCGATCTGGAAGGCCCCATCGAGGAGGCCATCGAGGTTGGCGATGCGCTGAGCACCGCGCTGCTGGGCGACGAATCCGCCCCGTCCGAGCTGTCTACCGCGCACGACAAGCGCAGTGACGCCGAGGCCATCCGTTACCATTACGACCTGTCCAATGAGTTCTACCGGCTGTGGCTGGACCGCGACATGGTCTATTCCTGCGCCTACTTCGAAACCGGCGAGGAGAGCCTCGACCAGGCCCAGCAGGCCAAGTTGCGCCACCTGTGTCGCAAGCTGCGACTGCAGCCAGGTGACAGGCTGCTCGACGTGGGCTGTGGCTGGGGCGGCCTGGCGCGTTTCGCCGCGCGGGAATTCGGCGCCGAGGTCTACGGCATCACCCTGAGCGAGGCACAACTGGAGTTGGGCCGGCAACGGGTGGCCGAAGAGGGCCTGGAAGGGCAGGTAACCCTGGAACTGCTCGACTACCGCGACCTGCCGCAGGACGGCCGCTTCGACAAAGTCGTCAGTGTCGGCATGTTCGAGCACGTCGGCCACGCCAACCTGCCGCTGTATTGTGAACATCTGTTCGGCGCGGTCAGGGCCGGTGGCCTGGTGATGAACCACGGCATCACCTCACGCTTCACCGATGGTCGCCCGGTCGGCCGCGGTGCTGGCGAATTCATCGACCGCTACGTGTTCCCGCAGGGCGAGCTGCCGCACCTGGCGACCATGGCCAAGGCGATCAGCGACGCCGGGCTGGAGGTCGTCGATGTGGAAAGCCTGCGCCTGCACTACGCGCGCACCCTGCACCTGTGGAGCCAGGGGCTGGAGCGTCGACTGCAGGAAGCTGCGCAGTGGGTGCCGGAGAAATCCCTGCGCATCTGGCGCCTGTACCTGGCCGGCTGCGCCTACGGTTTCCAGCACGGTTGGATGAACCTGCACCAGATACTCGCGGTGAAGCCGCGCGACGATGGCGGCCACGATCTGCCCTGGACCCGCGCTGATCTTTACAGCTGA
- a CDS encoding methyl-accepting chemotaxis protein: MYRWLANLSVGRKLMTGFGLLLLMSLLIFWAGWDSLGNLSYRMDRMSAVNHLMQDLSEMRLARAAYLQSGGDEKSAIELKQKIASIEQNLAELRNYFTTDANRQRIAQMDQALASYQAIIQDLEGAYQQIATSRNARRSSGDQALTALDALDGYVSSDTQDLLRTHERYKVVKTIQMQFLYARFETRAYSYSGKTDQYQSTLDAIDKTLANLQPLRATLSDAPPELFQTMEQSIRTYRDTLDSHQAALQRIAGDLQQAQQLVLSMVENCLALYENQMQQRSEDTRHAAWILLTCLALALVFGIASATLITRQIVPALRSALHNVQRIASGDLSQQDSVQRKDEIGQLQQGVSAMTNSLRQLIGHIGDGATQIASATEELSAITQQTRAGANEQKLETDQVATAMHEMATSVQDVARNAAETAQAVELTAQDASSGAQVVSRAIEQIDSLSGEVELTGEAISALAEESGRIGSMLDVIKSVAEQTNLLALNAAIEAARAGEAGRGFAVVADEVRGLAQRTQQSTQEIEALIAALQQGTLKAVQRMESSRSLTYNSVALARQAGEVLQNITASIGNAQGMTQQIAAAAEQQGAVAEEINRSVINVRSITEQAYTASEQTSQASQELARLGSTLHSQVQRFRL; the protein is encoded by the coding sequence ATGTATCGCTGGCTTGCCAATCTGAGTGTCGGCCGAAAACTGATGACGGGTTTCGGCCTGCTGCTGCTGATGAGCCTCCTGATCTTCTGGGCTGGCTGGGATTCACTCGGCAACCTGTCCTACCGCATGGATCGCATGAGTGCAGTCAACCACCTGATGCAGGATCTCTCGGAAATGCGCCTGGCACGCGCTGCCTACCTGCAGAGCGGCGGCGATGAAAAGAGCGCCATCGAGCTGAAGCAAAAGATCGCCAGCATCGAGCAGAACCTGGCGGAACTTCGCAACTACTTCACCACCGACGCCAACCGACAGAGAATCGCCCAGATGGATCAGGCCCTGGCTAGCTACCAGGCCATCATTCAGGATCTGGAAGGGGCCTACCAGCAGATCGCGACCTCGCGTAACGCACGCCGCAGCAGCGGCGACCAGGCCCTCACCGCGCTGGATGCCCTCGATGGCTATGTCAGCAGCGACACGCAAGACCTGCTCAGAACGCATGAGCGCTACAAGGTCGTGAAGACCATCCAGATGCAGTTCCTCTACGCCCGCTTCGAGACCCGTGCCTACAGCTACAGCGGCAAGACCGATCAGTACCAGTCCACCCTCGACGCCATCGACAAGACCCTCGCCAATCTTCAGCCCCTGCGAGCAACGCTGAGCGATGCACCGCCCGAGCTGTTCCAGACAATGGAGCAGTCCATTCGCACCTACCGCGACACGCTCGACAGCCACCAGGCCGCTCTGCAACGCATCGCCGGTGATCTGCAACAGGCTCAGCAGCTGGTGCTGTCGATGGTCGAGAACTGCCTGGCGCTGTACGAAAACCAGATGCAGCAGCGCAGCGAAGACACCCGCCACGCCGCCTGGATACTGCTCACCTGCCTGGCACTGGCACTGGTTTTCGGGATCGCCAGCGCAACGCTGATCACCCGGCAGATAGTCCCGGCTCTGCGCAGCGCCCTGCACAACGTACAGCGTATCGCCAGCGGCGACCTCAGCCAGCAGGACAGCGTGCAACGCAAGGACGAGATCGGCCAGTTGCAACAGGGCGTGAGCGCCATGACCAACAGCCTGAGGCAGTTGATCGGGCATATCGGCGATGGGGCGACGCAGATTGCCAGCGCCACGGAGGAGCTCTCCGCCATCACCCAGCAGACCCGCGCCGGCGCCAACGAGCAGAAGCTGGAAACCGACCAGGTCGCCACCGCCATGCACGAGATGGCCACCTCGGTGCAGGACGTGGCACGCAACGCGGCCGAAACCGCGCAGGCGGTCGAACTCACCGCGCAGGATGCCAGCAGTGGTGCGCAGGTCGTCAGCCGGGCCATCGAACAGATCGACAGCCTGTCGGGCGAAGTCGAGCTGACCGGAGAGGCGATCAGCGCCCTGGCCGAGGAAAGCGGACGCATCGGCAGCATGCTCGACGTCATCAAGTCTGTGGCCGAGCAGACCAACCTGCTGGCGCTGAACGCCGCCATCGAGGCCGCGCGCGCCGGTGAAGCCGGGCGTGGCTTCGCCGTGGTCGCCGACGAGGTGCGTGGGCTGGCCCAGCGCACGCAGCAATCGACTCAGGAGATCGAGGCGTTGATCGCTGCTCTGCAGCAGGGCACGCTCAAAGCCGTGCAACGCATGGAAAGCAGCCGTAGCCTGACCTACAACAGCGTTGCGCTGGCCCGCCAGGCTGGTGAGGTCCTGCAGAACATCACCGCGAGCATCGGCAATGCCCAGGGCATGACTCAGCAGATCGCTGCCGCCGCCGAACAACAGGGCGCCGTGGCCGAAGAAATCAACCGCAGCGTGATAAACGTACGCAGCATCACCGAACAGGCCTACACCGCTAGTGAGCAGACCAGCCAGGCCAGCCAGGAACTGGCGCGCCTGGGCAGCACGCTGCACAGCCAGGTGCAGCGTTTTCGGCTGTGA
- a CDS encoding ABC transporter ATP-binding protein, giving the protein MDRFRLRQLSWSPDGQRTLLDGIDLAVGDGELVGLIGPNGSGKTSLLRCAYRYQRPSAGSVELDGEALWQRPPRWSAQRVAVVLQEFPQDFGLRVHELAAMGRTPHKGLFDGDDAEDRRLVDEALARVGLSDLAQQPFARLSGGEKQRVLLARALVQQPQLLILDEPTNHLDPRYQLELLRQIKALGLATLASFHDLNLAAAFCDRLCVLDQGRLVAIGTPAEVLTVDLLQQVFGLQALVDTHPLAGHPRITWIV; this is encoded by the coding sequence ATGGACCGTTTTCGTCTGCGCCAATTGAGCTGGTCACCGGATGGGCAGCGCACGCTGCTCGATGGCATCGACCTGGCCGTCGGCGACGGCGAGCTGGTGGGGCTGATCGGCCCCAACGGCAGCGGCAAGACCAGCCTGCTGCGCTGCGCCTATCGCTATCAGCGGCCCAGCGCCGGCAGTGTCGAACTGGACGGTGAGGCGCTGTGGCAGCGTCCGCCGCGCTGGAGCGCGCAGCGCGTGGCTGTGGTGCTGCAGGAATTCCCTCAGGACTTCGGCCTACGCGTGCACGAGCTGGCGGCCATGGGCCGCACGCCGCACAAGGGCCTGTTCGACGGCGACGATGCCGAGGATCGACGCCTGGTCGACGAAGCGCTGGCCCGCGTCGGCCTGAGTGATCTGGCGCAGCAGCCCTTTGCCCGGCTGTCCGGCGGCGAGAAGCAGCGCGTCCTGCTCGCCCGTGCTCTGGTGCAGCAGCCGCAGTTGCTGATCCTCGACGAGCCGACCAACCACCTCGACCCGCGCTACCAGCTCGAACTGCTGCGCCAGATCAAGGCGCTGGGCCTGGCGACGCTGGCCAGCTTTCACGATCTCAACCTGGCGGCAGCCTTCTGCGACCGCCTCTGTGTGCTCGACCAGGGGCGTCTGGTGGCCATCGGCACGCCCGCCGAAGTGCTGACCGTGGATCTGCTGCAGCAGGTGTTCGGCCTGCAGGCACTGGTCGATACCCATCCACTGGCGGGGCACCCGCGTATAACCTGGATCGTTTGA
- a CDS encoding TAXI family TRAP transporter solute-binding subunit: protein MRLTKKISLFAAAAAITASTAVLAAPTFINVLTGGTSGVYYPIGVALSQLYSNGIEGSKTSVQATKASVENLNLLQAGRGELAFALGDSVADAWNGVEDAGFKAPLKKIRAIAGTYPNYIQIVANAESGIKTLEDLKGKRISVGAPKSGTELNARAIFEAAGLTYKDMGKVEFLPYAESVELIKNRQLDATLQSSGLGMAAIRDLASTMKISFVAIPADVTAKIDNAAYEAATIPAGTYDGQDADVPTVAITNILVTHEGVSDEVAYQMTKLMFDNLGRLGTAHSAAKDIKLETAAKNLPIPLHPGAERFYKEAGAL, encoded by the coding sequence ATGCGACTGACCAAGAAAATCAGCCTGTTCGCCGCTGCCGCGGCCATCACTGCCAGCACCGCAGTGCTCGCTGCCCCGACCTTCATCAACGTGCTCACCGGTGGCACCAGCGGTGTGTACTACCCGATCGGCGTGGCCCTTTCGCAGCTGTACAGCAACGGCATCGAAGGCTCCAAGACCTCGGTCCAGGCGACCAAGGCGTCGGTGGAAAACCTCAACCTGCTGCAGGCCGGTCGCGGTGAGCTGGCTTTCGCCCTGGGTGACTCGGTCGCCGATGCCTGGAATGGCGTCGAAGACGCCGGCTTCAAGGCGCCGCTGAAGAAAATCCGCGCCATCGCCGGTACCTACCCGAACTACATCCAGATCGTTGCCAACGCTGAATCTGGCATCAAGACCCTGGAAGACCTCAAGGGCAAGCGCATCTCCGTCGGCGCACCGAAGTCCGGCACCGAGCTCAACGCCCGCGCCATCTTCGAAGCCGCTGGCCTGACCTACAAGGACATGGGCAAGGTCGAGTTCCTGCCGTACGCCGAGTCGGTCGAGCTGATCAAGAACCGTCAGCTGGACGCCACTCTGCAGTCCTCGGGCCTGGGCATGGCAGCCATTCGTGACCTGGCTTCGACCATGAAGATCAGCTTCGTCGCCATCCCCGCCGACGTGACCGCGAAGATCGACAACGCCGCCTACGAGGCCGCCACCATCCCGGCCGGCACCTACGACGGTCAGGACGCCGACGTACCCACCGTCGCCATCACCAACATCCTGGTCACCCACGAAGGCGTTTCCGACGAAGTGGCCTACCAGATGACCAAGCTGATGTTCGACAACCTTGGCCGTCTGGGCACCGCCCACTCCGCGGCCAAGGACATCAAGCTGGAAACCGCTGCCAAGAACCTGCCGATCCCGCTGCACCCGGGTGCCGAGCGCTTCTACAAGGAAGCCGGCGCGCTGTAA
- a CDS encoding ABC transporter substrate-binding protein: MNLCHSRLKPLLPAVVLAALLPANPAWAATVTSCDRQVTIEQPPQRAVSHDVNMTAMLLALGLKARMAGYTGVSGWKTLDPDMRAQLGDLPELAARYPSLENLLDAGTDFVFAGWNYGMRIGGEVTPASLARFGIPVYELSESCAHVQPGRVASLEDVYNDLRNLGAIFAVEPRADELVHGMQRHVSAVRTRLGEAPTRPRVFVYDSGEDVPFSAGRLGMPQPLIEAAGGRNVMDTVAANWMTVSWESVVEQDPELILIVDYGERTSAQKRDFLLQHPALQGVTAIRERRFVVLPYLAVTPSLDNAAAIETLAAALHPEAFAE; the protein is encoded by the coding sequence ATGAATCTCTGCCATTCGCGGCTGAAGCCGCTCCTACCCGCGGTCGTGCTTGCGGCGCTGTTGCCGGCCAACCCCGCTTGGGCCGCCACCGTCACCAGTTGTGACCGTCAGGTAACCATCGAGCAGCCGCCGCAACGGGCGGTCAGTCATGACGTCAACATGACCGCCATGCTCCTGGCCCTGGGCCTGAAGGCGCGCATGGCCGGTTACACCGGTGTCAGTGGCTGGAAGACCCTCGACCCGGACATGCGTGCGCAGTTGGGCGACCTGCCGGAGTTGGCTGCGCGCTATCCGTCGTTGGAGAACCTGCTCGACGCCGGCACCGATTTCGTCTTCGCTGGCTGGAACTACGGCATGCGCATCGGCGGCGAGGTCACTCCGGCCAGCCTGGCGCGCTTCGGTATCCCGGTGTACGAGCTGAGCGAGTCCTGCGCGCACGTGCAGCCTGGCCGCGTCGCCAGTCTCGAGGATGTCTACAACGACCTGCGCAACCTTGGCGCGATCTTCGCCGTCGAGCCGCGCGCCGATGAGCTGGTGCACGGCATGCAGCGTCACGTGAGCGCGGTACGCACGCGCCTCGGCGAGGCGCCGACGCGGCCGCGCGTATTCGTTTACGACAGCGGCGAGGATGTGCCCTTCAGTGCCGGCCGCCTGGGCATGCCGCAGCCACTCATCGAGGCGGCTGGCGGGCGCAACGTGATGGATACGGTGGCGGCCAACTGGATGACGGTGAGTTGGGAGTCGGTGGTCGAGCAGGACCCGGAGCTGATCCTGATCGTCGACTACGGCGAGCGCACGTCCGCACAGAAGCGCGACTTCCTGTTGCAGCATCCGGCGTTGCAGGGGGTGACAGCGATCCGCGAACGGCGCTTCGTGGTGCTACCTTACCTGGCCGTCACGCCGAGCCTGGATAATGCCGCGGCCATCGAAACCCTGGCCGCCGCGCTGCATCCCGAGGCGTTCGCCGAGTGA
- a CDS encoding sigma-54-dependent transcriptional regulator, which produces MSAQVIVVDDEAAIREAVQQWLELSGFEVRTCASAAEALAVVDRDFPGIVVSDVRMPGSDGLQLLDKLLQIDSDLPVILVTGHGDVPMAVQALRQGAYDFIEKPFTPERLLDSVRRALDKRRLVCENRQLRQQVADKGRIESQLIGISRPMENLRRQILELAGTSVNVLIRGETGSGKERVARSLHDFSPRASKAFAALNCAAIPETIFESELFGHESGAFTGAQAKRIGRIEHADGGTLFLDEVESLPLAQQVKLLRVLQEKTLERLGSNKSIQVDLRVISAAKPDLLDEVKAGRFREDLVYRLNVATLHIPPLRERREDIPLLFEHFAHEAAQRHGREAPPLAPSELARLLGHDWPGNVRELINAAERHALGLSSPPPAERFAGQALAQQMEAFEAQCLHNALLQCQGNIAAVMEMLQLPRRTLNEKMQRHGLARGDYLPGGEE; this is translated from the coding sequence ATGAGCGCTCAGGTCATAGTGGTCGACGACGAAGCGGCGATTCGCGAAGCGGTGCAGCAGTGGCTGGAGCTGTCCGGGTTCGAGGTGCGAACCTGCGCCAGTGCGGCCGAAGCCCTGGCGGTGGTGGACCGCGACTTCCCTGGCATTGTCGTCAGCGATGTGCGCATGCCGGGCAGCGATGGCCTGCAACTGCTCGACAAGCTGCTGCAGATCGACAGCGATCTGCCGGTGATCCTGGTGACCGGCCACGGCGACGTGCCCATGGCGGTGCAGGCACTGCGTCAGGGCGCCTATGACTTCATCGAGAAACCCTTCACCCCCGAGCGCCTGCTCGACAGCGTGCGCCGTGCCTTGGACAAGCGCCGCCTGGTCTGCGAGAACCGCCAGTTGCGCCAGCAGGTGGCCGACAAGGGCCGCATCGAAAGCCAGTTGATCGGCATTTCGCGGCCCATGGAAAACCTGCGCCGGCAGATCCTCGAACTCGCCGGCACCTCGGTCAACGTGTTGATCCGCGGCGAGACCGGTAGCGGCAAGGAGCGCGTGGCGCGCAGCCTGCACGACTTCAGCCCGCGCGCGAGCAAGGCTTTCGCCGCGCTCAACTGTGCGGCGATCCCCGAGACCATCTTCGAAAGCGAGCTGTTCGGCCACGAGAGCGGTGCCTTCACCGGGGCCCAGGCCAAGCGCATCGGCCGTATCGAGCATGCCGACGGTGGCACCCTGTTTCTCGACGAGGTGGAGAGCCTGCCGCTGGCGCAACAGGTCAAGCTGCTGCGTGTACTGCAGGAAAAGACCCTCGAGCGCCTGGGTTCGAACAAGAGCATTCAGGTCGATCTGCGGGTGATCAGCGCGGCCAAGCCGGACCTGCTCGACGAGGTCAAGGCCGGGCGTTTCCGCGAGGACTTGGTGTACCGCCTGAACGTCGCCACCCTGCACATTCCGCCGCTGCGCGAGCGGCGTGAGGACATTCCGCTGCTGTTCGAGCATTTCGCCCACGAGGCCGCGCAACGTCATGGCCGCGAAGCGCCGCCGCTGGCACCGAGCGAGCTGGCGCGCCTGCTCGGCCATGACTGGCCGGGCAACGTCCGCGAGCTGATCAACGCCGCCGAGCGTCACGCGCTGGGGCTTTCCAGCCCGCCGCCGGCCGAGCGCTTTGCCGGCCAGGCACTGGCGCAGCAGATGGAGGCTTTCGAGGCGCAATGCCTGCACAACGCCCTGCTGCAATGCCAGGGCAATATCGCTGCGGTGATGGAAATGCTGCAGCTGCCGCGCCGTACGCTCAACGAGAAAATGCAGCGTCACGGCCTGGCGCGCGGCGATTACCTGCCGGGTGGCGAGGAGTAG